One Verrucomicrobiota bacterium JB022 genomic window, TTTCCTGCAGACGAAGGGCTTTCACGTTATTTGCCGCAACTGGCAGCGTGGGCATCACGAGATCGACCTCGTGATGCGCGATGCCGACGTACTGGTGTTCGTGGAGGTGCGCACGCGCCCGGCAGACGCCTTCGTGCCGGGCTTCGAAAGCCTCACGCGCGACAAACGCCGGGCTTTGCGCCAGGGGATGGAGGATTACCTGCGTCGTGTGCCCCGCCCGCCGCAAACGTGGCGCTGCGACGTCGTCGAGGTGATGCACGACGCGCAGGCGCGGCTCCGCTGGGCCCACTACAGCGGAGTTTCGCTGTAGCTAAGCGAAACGTTGGATGAAGCGCATTCATGGCTACCTCTTAAGTGTTTCATGTGTTGCCTCTTGCCAAGAGGCCGAAGCGCCACATCTTGGAAAGCATCGCTCATGGCAGAACAACTGCGACACCCGTTTCTCCAAGGTCTTAGCAAGCATCGCGGCGCTCAACCGACCATCCTCGTTATTTTCGGGGCGTCGGGCGACCTCACCTCGCGCAAGCTGGTCCCTGCGATCTATAACCTGGCGCTGGACAACCTCCTGCCCTCCGACTTTTACCTGATCGGCTACGGCCGAAAACCGATTCCCGACGAGGAATTTCAGGCCCAGTCGCGCGAGGCCATCGGGGAGTTTTCCCGACGCACGCTCGACAACGAAGTCTGGAGCAGCATCGAGAAGCACTTCTCCTACCACGCCGGCGGCTACGACGACCCCGAAGCTTTCCACGCCCTCGCCCGCAAGATCGGCGAGATCGAGAAGCAGGCGGGCCGCGAGATGCAGCTCGTGTTTTACATCTCCACGCCGCCCACCGTTTTCGAAAACATTATCGAAAACCTCGGTGCCAGCGGTTTGGCCAAGCACCGTGCGCAAGGTCAACTGGCCGCAAAGGTGATCATCGAAAAGCCCTTCGGCCGAGACCTCGATTCGGCCCGCGAGCTGAACCGCGTGATCCGTCGCAATTTCGAAGAGCGCCAAGTCTACCGGATCGATCACTACCTCGGTAAGGAGACCGTCCAGAACCTGCTGGTCGCGCGCTTTGCCAACGCCATTTTCGAGCCCATCTGGAACCGCCAGTACGTCGACTGCGTGCAGATCACGGTGGCGGAGTCGGTCGGTGTCGGCTCGCGCGGCGGCTACTACGACGAAAGCGGCGCGCTGCGAGACATGATCCAG contains:
- a CDS encoding YraN family protein, whose translation is MSLAAHRAWYARRWQGYDTAARGRAGERLAAIFLQTKGFHVICRNWQRGHHEIDLVMRDADVLVFVEVRTRPADAFVPGFESLTRDKRRALRQGMEDYLRRVPRPPQTWRCDVVEVMHDAQARLRWAHYSGVSL
- the zwf gene encoding glucose-6-phosphate dehydrogenase; the protein is MAEQLRHPFLQGLSKHRGAQPTILVIFGASGDLTSRKLVPAIYNLALDNLLPSDFYLIGYGRKPIPDEEFQAQSREAIGEFSRRTLDNEVWSSIEKHFSYHAGGYDDPEAFHALARKIGEIEKQAGREMQLVFYISTPPTVFENIIENLGASGLAKHRAQGQLAAKVIIEKPFGRDLDSARELNRVIRRNFEERQVYRIDHYLGKETVQNLLVARFANAIFEPIWNRQYVDCVQITVAESVGVGSRGGYYDESGALRDMIQNHTMQLLALIAMEPPVSLAPEAIRDEKVKVLKAIQPLDLDDHEDPDAVRARYTAGLMSGKPVPGYMEEANIPQNSSTETYAGIRLKINNWRWQGVPFYMRSGKRLARRVSEIAIQFKQPPGILFSGNRNFDLAQNTLVIQVQPDEGMTLLTNSKIPGLETRTQPVKMHFRYSTTFGSNTPEAYERLILDAMVGDSTLFIRGDETEASWELFTPVLEHWRDCGSNGLREYTAGSWGPLEAERLLWRHHHQWRRPGV